The Streptomyces kanamyceticus genome window below encodes:
- a CDS encoding class II fructose-bisphosphate aldolase, with the protein MTLTPTGDITGAAHARRSGVGAFNVVQLEHAEAIVAGAERAELPVVLQISENTARYHGGLAPVGLASLALARAARVPVAVHLDHAESAELVREAVELGFTSVMFDASKLPYEENVAATRAITEYCHRSGVWVEAELGEVGGKDGAHAPGVRTDPAEARAFTGATGVDALAVAVGSSHAMLTRDAVLDFVLIERLRAAVGVPLVLHGSSGVGDTDLAKAVAAGMTKVNISTHLNKLFTRTVRERLAAAPEVADPRKYLGPARAAVESEVARLIGVLHRD; encoded by the coding sequence ATGACCCTGACCCCCACCGGCGACATCACCGGCGCCGCCCACGCGCGGCGGTCCGGCGTCGGCGCCTTCAACGTCGTACAGCTCGAACACGCCGAGGCGATCGTGGCGGGCGCGGAGCGCGCCGAGCTGCCCGTCGTCCTCCAGATCAGCGAGAACACCGCCCGCTACCACGGCGGGCTCGCGCCCGTCGGGCTCGCCTCGCTCGCGCTCGCCCGTGCCGCGCGCGTGCCCGTGGCCGTCCACCTCGATCACGCCGAGTCGGCCGAACTGGTCCGCGAGGCGGTCGAACTCGGCTTCACCTCGGTGATGTTCGACGCCTCCAAGCTGCCGTACGAGGAGAACGTGGCGGCCACCCGGGCGATCACCGAGTACTGCCACCGCTCCGGCGTCTGGGTGGAGGCCGAGCTCGGTGAGGTCGGCGGCAAGGACGGGGCGCACGCCCCCGGGGTGCGCACGGACCCCGCCGAGGCCCGCGCGTTCACCGGGGCCACCGGCGTGGACGCGCTCGCCGTCGCCGTGGGCAGCTCGCACGCCATGCTCACCCGGGACGCCGTGCTCGACTTCGTGCTCATCGAGCGGCTGCGGGCCGCGGTCGGCGTGCCGCTGGTGCTGCACGGCTCGTCGGGCGTCGGCGACACCGACCTGGCGAAGGCGGTCGCGGCCGGGATGACGAAGGTGAACATATCCACGCACCTCAACAAGCTCTTCACCCGGACGGTGCGCGAGCGCCTTGCCGCTGCTCCTGAGGTGGCGGACCCGCGCAAGTACCTGGGCCCGGCGCGGGCCGCCGTGGAGTCCGAGGTGGCGCGGCTCATCGGCGTACTGCACCGGGACTGA
- a CDS encoding carbohydrate ABC transporter permease gives MTTTLSAAEPAAPPRQNPGPARRGRRQTALSRRTLLLFGGPFVVLFLAMYIAPIVYATVSSFYVVKRSGLGLTAPTKEFDPLHNFAQAFGDHDFLAGLGRVGLFAVVQVPLMLGVALGLALLIDAKSARGKGLFRLGAFLPYAIPGVSAALVWSFMYSADSSPINHLLEPLGIQIPFFSSGSVLWSVANIVTWSWTGYNMIIIYSALQTIPGEVLEAARMDGASALRIAWHIKIPAVRSSLVLTAVFSIIGSAQLFNEPTVLQPISSGSISSTFTPIMSAQAAVAAGNYHYAAAQSVILAVAVGVLSFVFFKLTNRSENA, from the coding sequence GTGACGACAACACTCAGCGCGGCGGAGCCCGCCGCGCCACCGCGTCAGAACCCCGGGCCCGCGCGGCGCGGACGGCGGCAGACGGCGCTCAGCAGGCGCACGCTGCTGCTCTTCGGCGGCCCCTTCGTGGTCCTCTTCCTGGCGATGTACATCGCGCCCATCGTGTACGCGACGGTGAGCAGCTTCTACGTCGTCAAGCGCTCCGGACTCGGACTCACCGCGCCCACCAAGGAGTTCGACCCGCTGCACAACTTCGCGCAAGCCTTCGGGGACCACGACTTCCTCGCCGGGCTGGGCAGGGTCGGGCTCTTCGCCGTCGTCCAGGTGCCCCTGATGCTGGGCGTCGCCCTCGGGCTCGCGCTGCTCATCGACGCCAAGTCCGCGCGCGGCAAGGGCCTGTTCCGCCTCGGCGCCTTCCTGCCCTACGCGATCCCCGGCGTCAGCGCGGCGCTCGTGTGGTCGTTCATGTACTCCGCCGACTCCAGCCCCATCAACCACCTGCTCGAACCGCTCGGCATCCAGATCCCGTTCTTCTCCAGCGGCTCGGTCCTGTGGTCCGTGGCGAACATCGTCACGTGGAGCTGGACCGGCTACAACATGATCATCATCTACAGCGCGCTGCAGACGATCCCCGGCGAGGTCCTGGAGGCCGCGCGGATGGACGGCGCCTCCGCCCTGCGGATCGCCTGGCACATCAAGATCCCCGCCGTCCGCAGCTCACTGGTGCTCACCGCGGTGTTCTCCATCATCGGCTCCGCGCAGCTGTTCAACGAGCCGACGGTGCTCCAGCCCATCTCCAGCGGCTCCATCTCCTCGACGTTCACGCCGATCATGTCCGCGCAGGCCGCGGTCGCGGCGGGCAACTACCACTACGCCGCGGCCCAGTCGGTGATCCTCGCCGTCGCCGTCGGCGTGCTGTCCTTCGTCTTCTTCAAGCTGACCAACCGGAGTGAGAACGCATGA
- a CDS encoding carbohydrate ABC transporter permease yields the protein MSAAVTRASSTAGAKGGTKAGAKRDTTATSRGVVLAVLLISTAYFLFPLWWLLVSVTKPFGRQFSGSGLWFDGFGLFDNLSRLTAQNDGIFWRWMLNSVLYCGVGALVGTLLSAMAGYLLAKYEFRGKGLLFGTVLAAVLVPKILFTLPLYLMFSGVGLINNPLAVLLPSVVSPFGVYLARIFAAQSVPDEVIEAGRLDGAGEFRIFRTIGVPMMLPALVTIFLFQFVDIWNNYLLPAMVLGDDELQPVTVGLVGWNASHGVAVPAPLVVIGSLISVIPLIIAFVALQRFWRAGMTAGAVK from the coding sequence ATGAGTGCCGCCGTGACGCGAGCGAGCTCCACGGCAGGGGCGAAGGGCGGGACGAAGGCGGGGGCCAAGCGCGACACGACCGCCACGAGCCGCGGCGTCGTCCTGGCCGTCCTGCTGATCTCCACCGCCTACTTCCTCTTCCCGCTGTGGTGGCTCCTGGTCTCGGTCACCAAGCCCTTCGGTCGGCAGTTCAGCGGGAGCGGCCTCTGGTTCGACGGGTTCGGGCTCTTCGACAACCTCAGCAGGCTGACCGCGCAGAACGACGGCATCTTCTGGCGCTGGATGCTCAACAGCGTGCTGTACTGCGGTGTCGGCGCGCTGGTGGGCACCCTGCTCTCCGCGATGGCGGGCTACCTCCTGGCGAAGTACGAATTCCGGGGCAAGGGACTGCTGTTCGGCACGGTGCTCGCCGCCGTCCTCGTACCGAAGATCCTCTTCACGCTCCCGCTGTACCTGATGTTCTCCGGGGTCGGCCTGATCAACAATCCGCTCGCCGTGCTGCTCCCCAGCGTCGTCAGCCCCTTCGGCGTCTATCTGGCGCGCATCTTCGCTGCCCAGTCGGTGCCGGACGAGGTGATCGAGGCGGGCAGGCTCGACGGGGCGGGGGAGTTCAGGATCTTCCGGACCATCGGCGTGCCGATGATGCTGCCCGCGCTGGTGACGATCTTCCTCTTCCAGTTCGTCGACATCTGGAACAACTACCTGCTGCCCGCCATGGTGCTCGGCGACGACGAGCTCCAGCCGGTCACCGTCGGCCTGGTCGGCTGGAACGCCAGCCACGGCGTCGCCGTCCCCGCGCCGCTCGTGGTCATCGGTTCGCTGATCTCCGTGATCCCGCTGATCATCGCCTTCGTCGCGCTGCAGCGTTTCTGGCGGGCGGGGATGACCGCGGGAGCGGTCAAGTAG